A portion of the Punica granatum isolate Tunisia-2019 chromosome 7, ASM765513v2, whole genome shotgun sequence genome contains these proteins:
- the LOC116213897 gene encoding glyceraldehyde-3-phosphate dehydrogenase, cytosolic-like, with protein MAKIKIGINGFGRIGRLVARVALQRDDVELVAVNDPFITTEYMTYMFKYDSVHGQWKHHDIKVQDSNTLLFGEKPVAVFGIRNPEEIPWKEAGAEFIVESTGVFTDKDKAAAHLKGGAKKVIISAPSKDAPMFVVGVNEKSYTPDLDIVSNASCTTNCLAPLAKVIHDKFGIIEGLMTTVHSITATQKTVDGPSMKDWRGGRAASFNIIPSSTGAAKAVGKVLPELNGKLTGMAFRVPTVDVSVVDLTVRLEKSASYDEIKAAIKAESEGSLKGILGYTEDDVVSTDFVGDNRSSIFDAKAGIALSPNFVKLVSWYDNEWGYSTRVIDLICHIASVQ; from the exons ATGGCAAAGATTAAGATCGGGATCAACG GTTTCGGCAGAATCGGCCGTCTCGTGGCCAGGGTCGCCCTCCAGAGGGACGACGTCGAGCTCGTCGCCGTCAACGATCCTTTCATCACCACCGAGTACATG ACATACATGTTCAAGTACGACAGTGTTCATGGTCAGTGGAAGCACCACGACATCAAGGTTCAGGACTCAAACACCCTTCTCTTTGGTGAGAAGCCCGTCGCTGTCTTTGGCATTAG GAACCCGGAGGAGATCCCGTGGAAGGAAGCTGGCGCTGAGTTCATCGTGGAGTCCACTGGAGTTTTCACTGACAAGGACAAAGCCGCTGCCCACTTGAAG GGTGGTGCTAAGAAGGTTATTATTTCTGCCCCCAGCAAGGACGCTCCCATGTTTGTTGTGGGTGTCAATGAGAAGTCATACACTCCTGACCTCGACATTGTGTCCAACGCTAGCTGCACTACAAACTGCCTTGCCCCCTTGGCTAAG GTCATCCATGACAAGTTCGGTATTATTGAGGGTCTTATGACCACTGTTCATTCGATCACAG CCACACAAAAGACTGTTGATGGACCATCGATGAAGGACTGGAGAGGTGGCAGAGCTGCTTCCTTCAACATCATTCCGAGCAGCACTGGAGCTGCCAAG GCTGTTGGGAAAGTGCTTCCAGAACTGAATGGGAAATTGACTGGAATGGCATTCCGTGTCCCCACCGTTGATGTCTCCGTTGTTGACCTTACAGTGAGACTCGAGAAATCAGCCAGTTATGATGAGATTAAAGCAGCTATCAA GGCTGAGTCTGAGGGCAGCTTGAAGGGAATTCTTGGTTACACTGAGGATGATGTTGTATCTACTGACTTTGTGGGTGACAACAG GTCGAGCATCTTTGATGCCAAGGCTGGAATTGCTTTGAGCCCAAACTTTGTCAAGCTCGTCTCTTGGTATGACAATGAGTGGGGCTACAG CACGCGTGTTATTGACTTGATCTGTCACATTGCCTCCGTTCAGTAA